One window of Leifsonia sp. AK011 genomic DNA carries:
- the uraH gene encoding hydroxyisourate hydrolase has protein sequence MSHVTTHVLDAALGRPAEGVPVILSGPDGEIARAVTNPDGRVPDLGPELLAVGDYRLEFDTGLYFEASGRESFYPRVVVDFILADADAHYHVPLLLSPFGYSTYRGS, from the coding sequence ATGAGCCACGTCACCACACACGTGCTGGATGCCGCGCTCGGTCGCCCCGCGGAGGGTGTGCCCGTCATCCTGTCCGGCCCCGACGGCGAGATCGCTCGCGCCGTCACCAACCCCGACGGCCGCGTGCCGGACCTCGGCCCCGAGCTCCTCGCGGTGGGCGACTACCGTCTCGAGTTCGACACCGGCCTCTACTTCGAGGCCTCGGGCCGCGAGAGCTTCTACCCCCGCGTCGTGGTCGATTTCATCCTCGCCGACGCCGACGCGCACTACCACGTGCCCCTCCTGCTGAGCCCGTTCGGCTACAGCACCTACCGCGGCAGCTGA
- the uraD gene encoding 2-oxo-4-hydroxy-4-carboxy-5-ureidoimidazoline decarboxylase produces the protein MALNVTDTALREGLVASLAVPRWVQDVASLAPFESLDVLLAVAYDAATPLSVDEIEQAIAHHPRIGEKPKGEGTSQAFSRAEQGADTEFADEIAAGNRAYEERFGRVFIIRAAGRSRAEILAEIHRRLELDDATELAIVGEQLRDIALLRLEKLFGGDAA, from the coding sequence ATGGCCCTGAACGTCACCGACACCGCGCTGCGTGAGGGGCTGGTCGCGAGTCTCGCGGTTCCGCGCTGGGTGCAGGATGTGGCATCCCTCGCGCCCTTCGAGTCGCTCGACGTGCTGCTCGCCGTCGCCTACGACGCGGCCACCCCGCTGAGCGTTGACGAGATCGAGCAGGCCATCGCCCACCACCCGCGTATCGGTGAGAAGCCGAAGGGCGAGGGCACGTCGCAGGCTTTCAGCCGCGCCGAGCAGGGCGCTGATACCGAGTTCGCCGACGAGATCGCCGCGGGTAATCGTGCCTACGAGGAGCGCTTCGGGCGTGTCTTCATCATCCGCGCCGCCGGTCGCAGTCGCGCCGAGATCCTCGCCGAGATCCATCGTCGGCTCGAACTCGACGACGCCACAGAACTCGCCATCGTTGGCGAACAACTGCGCGACATCGCCCTGTTGCGCCTCGAGAAACTCTTCGGAGGGGATGCCGCATGA
- a CDS encoding NTP transferase domain-containing protein, protein MAGITGIVLAAGAGTRAGGPKALRVDADGTPWISLAVDALRSVTHDVIVVLGAAPDAPVPVGVRVVIAAEWERGMSASLRAGLEAVPPGDGTLVTLVDLPGMPASVVERIVEGAWPGVLRQAVYGGRPGHPVLIGRDHVRWAAESLDGDRGARAYLLEHGVDEVECGDLWDGADVDLPPSR, encoded by the coding sequence ATGGCGGGAATCACCGGGATCGTGCTCGCCGCTGGAGCCGGAACTCGGGCCGGCGGGCCGAAGGCGCTGCGGGTTGACGCCGACGGAACGCCGTGGATTTCGCTCGCCGTGGACGCGCTACGGAGCGTGACACACGACGTGATCGTCGTGCTGGGGGCGGCGCCCGATGCCCCCGTGCCCGTGGGTGTGCGAGTAGTCATTGCGGCCGAGTGGGAGCGTGGGATGTCGGCGTCCCTGCGTGCCGGCCTCGAGGCGGTTCCACCCGGCGACGGCACACTGGTGACGCTCGTGGACCTGCCCGGGATGCCAGCATCCGTCGTCGAACGGATCGTCGAGGGGGCCTGGCCGGGGGTGCTACGGCAAGCCGTGTACGGCGGGCGGCCGGGGCATCCGGTGCTCATCGGGCGGGACCACGTGCGGTGGGCGGCCGAGAGCCTCGACGGCGACCGCGGCGCGCGCGCGTACCTGCTGGAGCACGGGGTCGACGAGGTCGAGTGCGGCGACCTGTGGGATGGCGCGGACGTGGACCTGCCTCCATCCCGCTAG
- a CDS encoding allantoate amidohydrolase: protein MDRSNELAAISADPDHLVRVHLSKEHKAANELVASWMEEAGLSTWQDAAGNQCGRLEGREPGLPALLLGSHIDTVPDAGRYDGMLGVLLAIEVARRLRDRAAELPFALELVAFSDEEGTRFGNALMGSRALSGQWDDDWWNLRDEEGISLAEAFVDFGLDPARLPGAFRRPEQFVGYLEAHIEQGPWLEDAGKALGVVTSIAGARRFELTMVGKAGHAGGSPYDRRRDALVGASELVVEIERISKERRVIGTVGKMEVFPGGVNVIPGRVEFSLDLRAEFDEDRDDALRLIWDAAREIAARRRLEFHHEELYRADATVCDLDLRAAVEAGIRATGDEEPMSMWSRAGHDGMAVAAVAPIAMLFIRCKGGVSHHPDESVTKADVAAALDAYEATVLALAAGSSAPA, encoded by the coding sequence ATGGATCGCAGTAACGAGCTCGCTGCGATCTCCGCCGACCCGGACCACCTCGTGCGAGTGCATCTCTCGAAGGAGCACAAGGCGGCCAACGAACTCGTCGCCTCGTGGATGGAGGAGGCTGGCCTGTCGACCTGGCAGGATGCCGCGGGCAACCAGTGCGGTCGGCTCGAGGGTCGCGAACCCGGCCTCCCCGCGCTTCTGCTCGGGTCTCACATCGACACCGTGCCCGACGCAGGACGTTACGACGGGATGCTCGGTGTGCTGCTCGCGATCGAGGTCGCGCGCCGGCTGCGCGATCGGGCGGCCGAGCTGCCGTTCGCCCTGGAACTCGTGGCGTTCAGCGACGAGGAGGGAACCCGCTTCGGCAATGCCCTCATGGGCAGCCGCGCGCTCTCCGGCCAGTGGGACGACGACTGGTGGAACCTCCGTGACGAGGAGGGTATCTCGCTCGCGGAAGCCTTCGTGGACTTCGGGCTGGACCCCGCGCGGCTTCCGGGGGCCTTCAGAAGGCCGGAGCAGTTCGTCGGATACCTGGAAGCGCATATTGAACAGGGGCCGTGGCTTGAGGACGCAGGCAAGGCACTCGGGGTCGTGACATCCATCGCCGGGGCTCGGAGGTTTGAGCTGACGATGGTGGGCAAGGCCGGGCACGCTGGCGGCTCGCCGTACGACCGGCGACGCGATGCGCTCGTCGGCGCCAGCGAGCTCGTCGTGGAGATCGAGCGCATCTCGAAGGAGCGGCGCGTGATCGGCACCGTCGGCAAGATGGAGGTGTTTCCGGGGGGTGTGAACGTCATCCCGGGGCGGGTCGAGTTCAGCCTCGACCTGCGCGCGGAGTTCGACGAGGACAGGGATGACGCGCTCCGCCTGATCTGGGACGCCGCGCGCGAGATCGCCGCACGCCGACGGCTGGAGTTCCACCACGAGGAGCTCTACCGCGCCGACGCGACGGTGTGCGACCTCGACCTGCGCGCGGCGGTGGAGGCGGGCATCCGTGCCACCGGCGACGAGGAGCCCATGTCGATGTGGAGCCGCGCCGGACACGACGGGATGGCTGTGGCCGCGGTGGCGCCGATCGCGATGCTCTTCATCCGCTGCAAGGGCGGCGTGAGCCACCACCCGGACGAGTCGGTCACGAAGGCGGACGTGGCGGCAGCCCTCGACGCCTACGAGGCAACGGTGCTGGCCCTGGCTGCGGGTAGTTCCGCCCCCGCGTAG
- a CDS encoding alanine--glyoxylate aminotransferase family protein yields the protein MGHMPAEPINPPPRLLMGPGPINADPRVLRAMSAQLVGQYDPAMTAYMNETMELYRGVFRTSNEATLLVDGTSRAGIEAALVSLLEPGDIVLVPIFGRFGHLLREIAERAQADVRVIEREWGTVFTPGEIEAAIIEHKPKVLAVVHGDTSTTVAQPLDELGAICQRHGVLLYSDTTASLAGNTFETDEWGLDVVTAGLQKCLGGPSGSAPITMSPAAVEVINSRKSIEAGIRSEGDAVSAHPIRSNYFDLSQILDYWGPKRLNHHTEATSMLYGARECARLLVKEGIPNAVERHRLHGGAMVAGLDAMGFRLFGDQSVRMNNVVGVYIPDGIDGDAARAAMLNDFGIEIGTSFGPLHGKVWRIGVMGYNTRRDAVLTTLATLEQVLRAGGVPITAGSGVGAAVDFYG from the coding sequence ATGGGGCACATGCCAGCCGAGCCCATCAACCCGCCGCCGCGCCTGCTCATGGGCCCCGGCCCGATCAACGCCGATCCGCGCGTGCTTCGGGCGATGTCGGCGCAGCTCGTGGGGCAGTACGACCCGGCGATGACGGCGTACATGAACGAGACGATGGAGCTCTACCGCGGTGTCTTCCGCACCAGCAACGAGGCGACCCTCCTGGTGGATGGCACGAGCCGAGCCGGCATCGAGGCCGCCCTGGTCTCACTCCTCGAACCGGGCGACATCGTGCTCGTGCCGATCTTCGGGCGCTTCGGTCACCTCCTGCGCGAGATCGCGGAACGAGCCCAGGCCGATGTACGTGTCATCGAACGCGAGTGGGGAACGGTCTTCACGCCGGGCGAGATCGAGGCTGCCATCATCGAGCACAAGCCCAAGGTGCTCGCGGTCGTACACGGTGACACCTCCACCACGGTCGCCCAGCCGCTCGACGAGCTCGGCGCGATCTGCCAGCGCCACGGTGTTCTCCTGTACTCCGACACGACGGCGTCCCTCGCCGGCAACACCTTCGAGACCGACGAGTGGGGGCTCGATGTCGTGACCGCTGGCCTGCAGAAGTGCCTCGGCGGTCCGTCGGGCAGTGCGCCCATCACGATGTCGCCGGCTGCCGTGGAGGTCATCAACTCCCGCAAGTCGATCGAGGCGGGCATCCGTTCGGAGGGGGACGCTGTGAGCGCGCACCCCATCCGCAGCAACTACTTCGACCTCAGTCAGATCCTCGACTACTGGGGACCCAAGCGGCTCAACCACCACACCGAGGCCACGAGCATGCTCTACGGAGCGCGCGAATGCGCTCGGCTCCTTGTCAAGGAGGGGATCCCCAACGCGGTCGAGCGGCACCGCCTCCACGGTGGGGCGATGGTCGCGGGGCTCGACGCTATGGGCTTCCGCCTGTTCGGCGACCAGTCCGTGCGCATGAACAACGTGGTCGGCGTGTACATCCCCGACGGCATCGACGGCGATGCTGCGCGTGCTGCCATGCTGAACGACTTCGGCATCGAGATCGGCACGTCGTTCGGTCCGCTGCACGGCAAGGTGTGGCGTATCGGCGTGATGGGCTACAACACGCGCAGGGATGCGGTGCTCACGACTCTCGCGACGCTCGAGCAGGTGCTTCGCGCCGGCGGCGTGCCGATCACGGCGGGCAGTGGCGTCGGGGCTGCGGTGGACTTCTATGGGTGA
- a CDS encoding AtzH-like domain-containing protein, producing MTEHTAFPEATPFPEALEGAFWEYERALMANDLPALDRLFAPGPDTLRGDASGILVGHDAISEFRQGRGGAPARDILHVEVRQVTDDAALVIAITAPRTGGRGQQSQLWRRIDGEWRVTEAHVSLPAPAIDPRVWRVIGSPLVAGSTDGPLVGETIAVKDLFAIEGQRIGAGNPTWLADAPVENATAPAVQHLLDEGASVTGIAQTDEFAYSIAGQNAHYGTPPNPAVIGGLPGGSSSGPASAVALGQASIGLGTDTGGSIRVPASYQGLWGLRTTHGAVPVDGLLPLSPTFDTVGWLTRTSAALKGAAGASLRSHAPAGSHVVAPALLEYAQPDVRAAFLDAVGDDLDTVDLGDIDELLAIFRTVQAAEAWESDGAWVAEHPEALGADVAGRFAAAALVTPEQEAAARADLVHARARLEEALGERVLLLPSASSAAPSALADPAEIEATRQGTMRLTCIAGITGRPALSVPVLSVPQPGALLPAPVGLCLVGPQNSEIALIAMGELLHTRLL from the coding sequence TTGACTGAGCACACCGCGTTCCCTGAGGCGACCCCGTTCCCTGAGGCTCTCGAAGGGGCCTTCTGGGAGTACGAGCGCGCCCTCATGGCCAACGACCTGCCAGCGCTCGATCGGCTCTTCGCGCCGGGGCCCGATACCCTGCGCGGGGATGCGTCGGGCATCCTCGTCGGGCACGACGCGATCAGCGAGTTCCGCCAGGGCAGAGGTGGGGCGCCAGCCCGTGACATCCTGCACGTCGAGGTTCGGCAGGTCACGGATGACGCGGCCCTCGTGATCGCCATCACCGCGCCACGCACCGGGGGCCGCGGGCAGCAGTCGCAGCTCTGGCGACGGATCGACGGGGAGTGGAGGGTCACGGAGGCTCACGTCTCGCTGCCGGCCCCCGCGATCGACCCTCGCGTGTGGCGAGTGATCGGCAGCCCGCTCGTCGCGGGGTCGACCGACGGGCCTCTCGTGGGGGAGACCATCGCGGTCAAGGACCTCTTCGCGATCGAGGGCCAGCGGATCGGGGCGGGCAACCCCACCTGGCTCGCCGACGCTCCCGTGGAGAACGCGACCGCACCTGCCGTGCAGCACCTCCTCGACGAGGGCGCGAGCGTCACGGGCATCGCCCAGACGGACGAGTTCGCCTACTCGATCGCTGGCCAGAACGCGCACTACGGTACCCCGCCCAATCCCGCAGTGATCGGGGGACTGCCGGGTGGTTCGTCGAGCGGGCCGGCCTCCGCTGTCGCGCTCGGGCAGGCGAGTATCGGACTCGGCACCGACACGGGTGGCTCGATCCGAGTGCCCGCCTCCTACCAGGGACTGTGGGGTCTCCGCACAACGCACGGTGCCGTGCCGGTCGACGGTCTGCTCCCGCTCTCGCCCACATTCGACACCGTGGGGTGGCTCACGCGTACCTCCGCCGCGCTCAAGGGAGCGGCCGGTGCCAGCCTGCGTTCGCACGCGCCGGCCGGCTCGCACGTCGTCGCTCCTGCGCTGCTCGAGTACGCGCAGCCTGATGTGCGGGCGGCCTTCCTCGATGCTGTTGGCGACGACCTCGACACCGTCGACCTCGGTGACATCGACGAGCTGCTCGCCATCTTCCGCACGGTGCAGGCCGCCGAGGCGTGGGAGTCCGACGGGGCGTGGGTTGCCGAGCATCCCGAGGCCCTGGGGGCGGATGTCGCGGGGCGCTTCGCCGCCGCAGCCCTCGTCACCCCCGAGCAGGAGGCCGCGGCGCGCGCCGATCTCGTGCACGCCCGGGCGCGGCTCGAGGAGGCGCTGGGGGAGCGGGTGCTGTTACTGCCCTCCGCGTCATCCGCCGCCCCGAGCGCGCTCGCCGACCCCGCGGAGATCGAGGCAACACGCCAGGGGACGATGCGCCTCACGTGCATCGCGGGCATCACCGGACGACCCGCGCTGAGCGTGCCGGTGCTGTCGGTTCCGCAGCCGGGAGCACTTCTGCCGGCGCCCGTTGGCCTGTGCCTGGTCGGTCCGCAGAACAGCGAGATCGCCCTCATCGCCATGGGTGAGCTGCTGCACACACGCCTCCTCTGA
- a CDS encoding acetamidase/formamidase family protein, with amino-acid sequence MDALQPGHGPIRSATYLPAEPTDVIWGQLPCETDDPVLTIDPGTEVTIDTISHEGILEDQGRNPVEFFGSFGVPRELVLDDAVALAASDRSRGEFGPHVVTGPIRVRGARPGDLLRMTVVETVQRVPYGVVSNRHGRGALSGHYPVDGETVSVFAGVDAEGRGTFPRRLGAEHSVRFPLAPFLGIMGVAVPGENRAHSVPPGRHGGNIDINLLTEGASLYLPVQVDGALAYVGDPHFAQGDGEVALTAMEASLRATIRFEVVAHEDALREFGALAGPLAETSEYLIPTGLDEDLDVAVQDCVRAAIALLQARFGMDAEHAYAYLSAATDFNISQVVDLVKGVHARIRVADFD; translated from the coding sequence ATGGATGCCCTGCAGCCCGGTCACGGGCCGATTCGCTCCGCGACCTACCTCCCGGCGGAGCCAACCGACGTGATCTGGGGGCAGCTGCCCTGCGAGACGGATGACCCGGTCCTGACGATCGACCCGGGAACCGAGGTCACGATCGACACGATCAGCCACGAGGGGATCCTCGAGGACCAGGGACGCAACCCCGTCGAGTTCTTCGGGAGCTTCGGGGTACCGCGCGAACTCGTGCTGGACGATGCGGTGGCGCTCGCGGCATCCGACCGCTCCCGCGGGGAGTTCGGCCCGCACGTCGTGACCGGGCCCATCCGCGTGCGCGGAGCGCGGCCGGGTGACCTGCTCAGGATGACCGTCGTCGAGACGGTGCAACGAGTGCCGTATGGCGTGGTCTCGAACCGCCACGGGCGCGGGGCGCTCTCCGGTCACTACCCCGTCGACGGCGAGACGGTGAGCGTCTTCGCGGGCGTCGACGCGGAGGGACGCGGCACCTTCCCCCGCAGGCTCGGGGCCGAGCACAGCGTGCGGTTCCCGCTCGCGCCCTTTCTCGGCATCATGGGTGTCGCCGTCCCGGGGGAGAACCGCGCGCACTCGGTGCCACCCGGTCGTCACGGGGGAAACATCGACATCAACCTTCTGACCGAGGGCGCCTCGCTCTACCTTCCCGTGCAGGTGGACGGCGCGCTCGCCTACGTCGGGGACCCGCACTTCGCCCAGGGCGACGGGGAGGTCGCGCTCACCGCGATGGAGGCCTCGCTGCGTGCGACCATCCGGTTCGAGGTGGTCGCCCACGAGGATGCGCTGCGCGAGTTCGGCGCGCTCGCCGGCCCCCTTGCTGAGACGAGCGAGTACCTCATCCCCACGGGACTCGACGAGGACCTCGACGTCGCGGTGCAGGATTGCGTGCGCGCGGCGATCGCGCTCCTCCAGGCCCGCTTCGGGATGGACGCCGAACACGCGTATGCGTACCTCAGCGCCGCGACGGACTTCAACATCAGCCAGGTCGTCGACCTCGTCAAGGGCGTGCACGCCCGAATCAGGGTGGCCGACTTTGACTGA
- a CDS encoding sulfate/molybdate ABC transporter ATP-binding protein — MSLEAALDVTRGSFTLSLSFTVEPGATLCVLGPNGAGKSTVLGAIAGTVAASGSVTVGGRELLGMPVEERRVGYLFQEYLLFPHLTVLENVAFGPRVQGVPRAVARDRGLEWLARLGIREFADRRPSQLSGGQAQRVALARALAGDPEVLLLDEPLAALDVEVRDDVRTELARYLADWGGVAIVVTHDVADVRALASDVIVLEGGSATQRGTVDELARHPATPYITRLLGAAEATQ; from the coding sequence GTGAGCCTCGAGGCCGCCCTCGACGTGACGCGTGGATCGTTCACTCTCTCCCTGTCGTTCACGGTGGAACCCGGCGCGACCCTGTGTGTGCTCGGGCCGAACGGGGCGGGAAAGTCGACGGTGCTCGGGGCGATCGCGGGCACCGTGGCCGCATCGGGTTCCGTGACGGTCGGTGGCCGTGAGCTGCTCGGGATGCCCGTGGAGGAGCGGCGGGTCGGCTACCTGTTCCAGGAGTACCTGTTGTTCCCGCACCTCACCGTGCTCGAGAACGTGGCATTCGGGCCGCGGGTCCAGGGCGTTCCCCGCGCGGTCGCACGGGATCGCGGCCTCGAGTGGCTCGCGCGCCTCGGCATCCGGGAGTTCGCGGATCGCCGGCCGTCGCAGCTCTCGGGCGGCCAGGCCCAGCGGGTGGCGCTTGCTCGCGCTTTAGCGGGGGATCCCGAGGTGCTGCTGCTCGACGAGCCGCTCGCCGCCCTTGATGTCGAGGTTCGCGATGACGTGCGCACCGAGCTCGCGCGGTACCTCGCCGATTGGGGTGGCGTGGCGATCGTGGTCACCCACGATGTCGCGGACGTCCGGGCCCTCGCGAGCGACGTCATCGTGCTCGAGGGTGGGAGTGCGACCCAGCGCGGCACCGTCGACGAGCTGGCGCGGCATCCCGCGACCCCCTACATCACCCGGCTTTTGGGAGCCGCTGAGGCGACGCAATAG
- a CDS encoding ABC transporter permease has translation MTASAPRRRGRGFLAPALWIPAAVGIALLGLPLAALVVRAPWAELPELLSRTEVLQALGLSLGTGVLSTLIALVLGIPLALVLARSAQWPAVPRRLLRALVTVPLVLPPVVGGVALLLLLGRRGLIGRWLDVWFGITIPFTTAAVVIAQVFVAMPFLVLAVEGAVRASDRRFEVVAATLGASRWTVFRRVTLPLVAPGVAAGALLCFTRALGEFGATITFAGSFPGVTQTLPIATYLQLQTDPNSAIALSLLLMAVSVIVLVSLRDRWVPGVTA, from the coding sequence ATGACGGCTTCGGCGCCCCGTAGGCGCGGGCGGGGATTCCTCGCCCCCGCCCTATGGATTCCTGCGGCCGTCGGGATTGCCCTGCTCGGATTGCCTCTCGCTGCACTCGTGGTGCGAGCGCCGTGGGCCGAGCTGCCCGAGCTGCTGTCGCGCACCGAGGTGCTGCAGGCACTCGGGCTCTCGCTCGGAACGGGTGTGCTCTCGACCCTCATCGCACTCGTGCTGGGCATCCCGCTCGCGCTCGTGCTCGCCCGGAGTGCTCAGTGGCCCGCCGTTCCGCGACGCCTGCTGCGCGCCCTCGTGACCGTGCCGCTCGTGCTCCCGCCCGTGGTCGGCGGTGTTGCGCTGCTCCTCCTGCTCGGCCGACGCGGGCTCATCGGGCGGTGGCTCGATGTGTGGTTCGGCATCACGATCCCCTTCACAACGGCTGCCGTCGTGATCGCGCAGGTGTTTGTGGCGATGCCGTTCCTGGTGCTCGCTGTCGAAGGTGCTGTGCGGGCATCCGACCGTCGTTTCGAGGTTGTCGCCGCGACGCTGGGTGCGTCACGGTGGACGGTATTCCGCAGGGTGACGCTGCCACTCGTCGCGCCCGGCGTCGCGGCGGGGGCACTGCTCTGCTTCACGCGGGCGCTCGGGGAATTCGGCGCGACGATCACGTTCGCCGGCAGCTTTCCCGGCGTCACCCAGACGCTGCCGATCGCCACCTACCTGCAGTTGCAGACCGACCCGAATTCCGCGATCGCGCTCTCCCTCCTCTTGATGGCGGTGAGCGTGATCGTGCTCGTGAGCCTGCGTGACCGTTGGGTTCCGGGGGTGACGGCGTGA
- the modA gene encoding molybdate ABC transporter substrate-binding protein produces MTTSRLAPAVLAAATSIILAGCATSAPAPSGDALSGTVTVFAAASLTDSFDEIATAFEAEHPDVTVVLNYGGSSGLATQIVEGAPVDVFAAASGTTMATVADEGLIDDPTPFVTNTLEIAVPAGNPGDITGLADFADPSLSIAVCAAEVPCGAAADSVFGAAGITPAVDTYEQDVKAVLTKVTLGEVDAGLVYRTDVLAAGATVEGIEFPEAVDAVSSYPIGVLLAAPNPAAAAAFVEFVLGPEGTSILTDDGFGAP; encoded by the coding sequence GTGACCACGTCGCGTCTGGCTCCGGCTGTGCTTGCCGCGGCCACGTCGATCATTCTCGCCGGGTGCGCGACGAGCGCGCCTGCGCCCTCGGGAGATGCCCTCTCGGGCACCGTGACCGTTTTCGCCGCGGCATCCCTCACCGACTCCTTCGACGAGATCGCAACCGCCTTTGAGGCCGAGCACCCGGATGTCACGGTCGTACTGAACTACGGAGGCAGTTCCGGTCTCGCCACCCAGATCGTGGAGGGTGCGCCGGTCGACGTCTTCGCTGCCGCGAGTGGAACCACGATGGCGACGGTCGCCGACGAGGGGCTCATCGACGACCCCACGCCGTTCGTGACCAACACCCTCGAGATCGCGGTGCCGGCGGGCAACCCCGGCGACATCACCGGGCTCGCGGACTTCGCGGACCCCAGCCTGTCCATCGCGGTGTGCGCCGCGGAGGTGCCCTGCGGTGCCGCCGCCGACTCCGTGTTCGGCGCGGCGGGCATCACGCCCGCCGTCGACACCTACGAACAGGACGTCAAGGCGGTGCTGACCAAGGTGACACTGGGCGAGGTGGATGCCGGGCTCGTCTACCGCACTGACGTGCTCGCCGCGGGGGCCACTGTCGAGGGCATCGAGTTCCCGGAGGCGGTGGATGCCGTCAGCAGCTACCCGATCGGAGTTCTCCTCGCGGCCCCCAACCCTGCGGCTGCGGCCGCGTTCGTCGAGTTCGTGCTCGGGCCAGAGGGCACGAGCATCCTGACCGATGACGGCTTCGGCGCCCCGTAG
- a CDS encoding molybdopterin-binding protein — protein MTNFTVREAAALLAVSDDTVRRWADSGRLTLNQREHGAAVIEGAQVAALAQELAADSALASAFPQTRASARNRITGVVTKVTKDGIMAQVELQAGPFRIVSLMSREAADELGLEPGSLATASVKATNVVVELP, from the coding sequence ATGACGAATTTCACCGTGCGTGAAGCTGCCGCGCTTCTCGCCGTGAGCGATGACACCGTGCGCCGATGGGCGGACTCCGGGCGACTCACGCTGAACCAGCGTGAGCATGGCGCTGCCGTGATCGAGGGTGCCCAGGTTGCGGCTCTCGCCCAGGAGCTCGCGGCGGATTCCGCTCTTGCCTCCGCGTTTCCGCAGACACGGGCATCCGCCCGCAATCGCATCACGGGGGTCGTCACGAAGGTGACCAAGGACGGCATCATGGCCCAGGTCGAGCTGCAGGCCGGCCCGTTCAGGATCGTGTCGCTCATGAGCCGTGAGGCCGCCGACGAGTTGGGCCTCGAGCCGGGGTCGCTCGCGACGGCGAGCGTGAAGGCCACGAACGTGGTGGTGGAGCTCCCGTGA
- a CDS encoding nitroreductase/quinone reductase family protein, whose product MPSTFSMKAMNAIHRAMIAVTGGRAGWNLRGMPVVELTTTGRRSGEPRTSMLTSPLRIHGNEVVVASRGGDDAHPAWLLNLEAEPNVLVAQQGGQPEPRRARVLEGGERAEAWERIVERHPHYGGYQRKTSREIPLVVLERP is encoded by the coding sequence ATGCCCAGTACGTTCTCCATGAAGGCGATGAACGCCATCCACCGAGCGATGATTGCCGTCACTGGCGGCCGAGCCGGGTGGAACCTGCGCGGGATGCCCGTGGTCGAGCTGACCACGACCGGTAGACGTAGCGGCGAGCCCCGCACGAGCATGCTCACGAGCCCACTTCGGATCCACGGGAACGAGGTCGTGGTGGCATCCCGCGGCGGTGACGACGCGCACCCCGCATGGCTCCTCAACCTCGAAGCGGAGCCGAACGTACTGGTCGCACAACAGGGCGGACAACCTGAGCCGCGTCGAGCCCGCGTTCTCGAGGGGGGCGAGCGCGCCGAAGCGTGGGAGCGCATCGTCGAGCGCCACCCCCACTACGGCGGCTACCAGAGGAAGACCTCGCGCGAGATCCCCCTCGTGGTGCTCGAGCGCCCGTAG